In Equus przewalskii isolate Varuska chromosome 14, EquPr2, whole genome shotgun sequence, the sequence GAATTTGGTAACTGGCCACGGCACCTCCCAACCACACTGGTGTTTTACTGAACCTATGAAAGCAGACAGAAGCTGAGGCCACTCAATAACAGGAGTCTGTTCCAGTGAAGAAAAAGACTCAACATGGTCTAGGTTAACGAAGATTAAGCATCTATGGTCTACCAGGCATGATGCTTAATCCCTGGGGATAGAGAAAGACAGCACTGAGTGCCAAGAACAAGGGCACCACATTAGAGAAAGGACGGTGGTCTAAGGAAGGATTTGTCTCATCTGGAGAGTCTGGGAACAATAAATAGGAGTCTGCCAGATACACagagcaaggagaagagagaaggaagggcatttcaggcagtGGGAACAGGCCTGAAATACTGCACACACAGGGCAAAGGATGCTGGATGGATGGGCCGTCaaaccagagggaaagaggagcaCAGCAGAGAAGGCCCTGCTTCACCGGGCTAAGGAGCTGGGAGTCTATCCTTTGAGCAGTGGGGAAGCAGTCAGACTTgtgatccagaaagttcacttgGCGGTAATGTGAAAAATAGGTTGAAATAGGGCGAGATCAGCAATGACTACAGCTGAAGGCAAAGCAGAGAGGATAGGCTAGTTCCCGTGACGTAAGAGCTCAAAGCGAAGACAGAACTGTTTGCATGAGAGCCCTTCTCTGGAGGATGGCGTCAGAAATACCAAACGCTAGATAAGTCATTCTTCCTCCTTGTCCTTGTTCAGCATCACCTTGCACTTCAAAATTTCCTGTCCAGCTTCACCTGCTTTCAGCTACCCACAGAGCCCAGTGTTCATGGTGCCACAGGTGAAGATAGAGATGGAGTCGGACCGTGACTTCACAGACACGGACAGATACGGAAGAGAAGCCGATGGCGAGACCATCCTCTAGGACACAGATTCCCCCAGACAGGGCACAGAGTGAGGGCATGGTTTAAGTCTGCATTGGGAGCATCTGGGCCCaataacttctctgagactcttTCCTTGTTTACCAAACAGAGGGGGGTCACTCCGCTTGATAGAAAACTGGAGGTCTGTCAATGAGAAGTGCTTACGTGCAACGTTCTCCCCTGTACTTTGTAGCTATAATAACTAAAGCTAAATGTTATACCTTATTTTAAATGCAGTCCACCATAGAAATTATAACAttccttttgaaatgaaaaaacatttgCCTCCCCAAACTGTAGCTAAAGATAAAGGGGCAAtagtcaatttttatttaaaataaattatcagttgagatttttttttaaaaggttaaagtATCTAGACGATCTTGAAAGAACTATTAAAATACTCGTACTTCAATAGACCAAGGTTGGAAAATTTGTTTTGCAACTTTGCATATTAAGAAATGCTTCAAAGGTCCTACTTTTTCATCTCATTCCCTTTTCTAAGTGTCGtaggaagagctggaagcatcTGCATTATAAGCCTTTCTCCAGCACAGAAGTGTGACTAGGGCTTTCCCAGATTGAAAAGCCAGTTCCAAACATCTGTTAATGAGAGAACCAACACGTTTGAGtggataaatgtttttaaaataaaattgtcctTGTTAAAGTGAAATCTCAAACCACATGGTAAATCAACAAAATGACTCTTTAAATGGCTACCACTGGTTTTTCACACCCAGAATCACATTTCTTTATGCATTTGGGTTGGTCCTTCCTGCAAGTTTTCAATGCCTGATTCCCACACTCCCATTCACATGAACATTGTATGTTAGGCAGAGCTAACATCAAATTTTGGAAGGTTATAACTTTGCAATATTAGACTCGTACTTTAAAGGAATGATTGGAAGCAAGTTGGGTAGATTAAAACCCAACCCAAACCCAAGGGTTAATAATAAAGCAAACCCTCTCCTCGCGAAACTTAAGGTCAGTCTGTCTTCAATCCACATTAACAAACGCCAGCCGCGTTTATTTAATACCCACTGTGTGTCTGAAGCCACAATGCATCTGACATTCACCTTCTCAACTGTGGAGTTGAATCTTGAGCAAATGCAGGTGCTTCTACtttattcctttccattttaaagaCAGGTGACACTCGATCAATAACACCTTGAGTACTGGACAGTTAACTGCCTCTGTGATGCCCAGAACCCAGTGCAGTGCCTGGTCTGTAgaataagtgtttattaaattaaatctCAGAGCTCCCTTCCGAGGGATACTGCCAAGAGGTAAGGCTCTAAGCCTCTACCACGTCCACTGAGAGCAGAATCTCTCAGCTGCTCACCACTCCAGAACCGTCTCGAGTTTAAATAGAAATTCTGTGTCTTCATCTGCACCAGTCCTGAGAGCTAACAATCTACGCTTaacatttcagttttaaaacttgGCTAATTTTCAATAGCACTTTGTCCAAATTAAACTGTAGAAATTTTATGGATTCAGGAGTAAATGCGCTTGATTAATCAAACAAGCTGgaaaactgttaatttttttgctgttgtaaatTGATCACTGTAATTTTCACtttatatgtcatatattttgtatatacatgaacattttaatttcGATAGCTTCACAGCTTGATGTATGGTTACTTCGTGCAGTAAGTCGGTACTTTTTTCCACTTGTAACTACAATTCAATAAAACTTAATCCTGTCTGCTCATCTTGCTCCGTGTTTAATAATTTAGGTAAGTCAGCAGGCATGGCTTCTGGACATGAGCTCCACCCATCTACAGAAACATCTCCAGCAAATGATCATCTTTCATCTCCagcaaaggaaggaggagggagtaGGGCCACTcccattgttctttctttctgcctcgAGCTGCTTGGGGCAGGAGCCGCTCCTGCCTGCGTGAAcgcccagccagccctggtggaggATACACAGGGCCTATCACAGCCCCAAAATGTGCACGGCAAATACCCCCCAATCCGTCACATCAAACAcacatattgaaaaataattacatagatgtatatgtagatacagagacagaaaaaaagaaaacttggcaaGCACATCAAGAAGTTCTTTGTAAATTGAACAATGTGTAAATTGAATGCATGGTTTAGAAAATACTCAGAACAACTTAGAAAACACTAAGAACAAGGGTAACCAGGTAAATGAATCTTACAGCGTAAGCTCCTGGCTGGGCACAGCCTGTTGGGCTAAGACTAAAAGGACGAGGTTGGCTTCTCCACAGCTCTTTACACCAGTTTAAGGCAGAGGATTGGCTGTTACCAAATTTAGGAATATCCAGATAGATTACATCCAGTGAGAAAAATGACCCACGTTAGGTCACAACGAAGACAGTAACAGGAAGATACAGTATTTCAGAAACTAATTCCACATCAGTccaaagtgttttatttaaaaaacaaaacaaaactaactaAAAACTGCTTTAATCAGAAAGTCTGATTAAATTCAGTATTAAACTCAAGCTCTCAAAAACCTAGCAGGGGAAAGCCAACAGATGCATCAGAGAAAAGCAGGCAGCTGCTGACAATTCTTTGGTGGAAAAGTAAGTTGCATACTTGTGTCCAAGCTGCCCTCAGGATTATCAAAcccaagttttgtttttcaaaaataggtTTCAAGATACATCAAAGAAACCATACAGACACTCCCAACAGTACAAAAATTGAACAATGAAGTTTAAATATACAGGAAAAGCCAAGTATGGCATTACACACAAACAATTTACAAATAAGCCTTTCGATCCTAGAAAACTAAAATGGGAGACCTCGTAAACGGTAACAAACATAAAGGAGGGCTCACGGCACATGGAGCCACCCTGAGCCAGGCCCAGTGCCTGCGCCGCAAGATGACAGCTTGGGATACTGCTAACGTGGAGTTTTTCTTCTGGTTATCATtcaatacatatataaattagggtacatttttttttactcaaTTACCATCATTTCTTCTCATTTACCCTTTCCCTAATTTTCTCTGGCAATTTTTCCTTTGGTCTGACCAGTTGAACTCAGAAGGTTTGGAACCTAAAGTGAGCATCAACCCTTATGGGAATAGCACTTGGGAAATGcagttctagaaaaggcaaattttaaCGGAAGTGGCTTGACAAGGTGAAGTGGCCATTCTCAAAGTGACGATGTCCCCTGTTAATCACTCAGTAAACGGCTTCTCGTGGCCAGATCACGTGACCCAGCATGACACTGGTGTGCTCCCTGGTGAGGTTCTGCAGAGTTATGCATGCAAACACCCACCCATTTAAGCTTTCAATAAATACAAAGCATCATTTTAAACCATTtcagtagaataaataaaaaatattgcatttctATTCCTGTGTTGCCTCTTGAACTGGCCTGGAGTGCTGTTCATGACACAGACAACACAACAGTTAATTAGTCGCCACTCCCAGCTCCTTAGACTTCAGTACTTCCCGCTCTTCAGGCCTCAGCACTTTCTTGGCAGCAATAACGGTATTTTTCATGAGCATTGCCACTGTCATGGGACCAACACCCCCAGGGACTGGAGTGATGTAACCGGCCTTCTTCCTGACTTCTATGTAGAAACAGGACAGGCAACCACTTTAGTTATGGCAAAGGAAAcgtatatattttaacatatcatggaagaagcaaagaaaaagcaataatataCATAACCACTTTCATACGTgtcaaaatcattaaaaaaatcacacctACCTTACTCAAGAGAAAAGGTTTTTGAAcatactaataaaataatatgcacATAATAGAGTTGTTCAATCACTATTTATACATCTAAATAAGCTATAATTCATCAGTCAAATTTTCCTCCATATTAAATCAATTTAGAAACATCTCCGTAGGTTAATTGTATGGGAGGGGTATCTATAATATTAATAAGCATTACCTCAATTAATACCTGCCTacaacattttcttcattttactctATTTATTTACTCTATTTATTTAACTGTACTATTTGCCCAAAGCACTAAGCAAACTAATTTTCTGGGAAGTGAGAAGTAAGGTTTTTTTTAACtcaatcttaaaggaaaaaatctgACTGCtttaatagaaacagaaagctaGAAATAGGATTGATTATCAGCATAAAATTCAGATAAATAAATCttaagaactgaaaggagaaactgacagcatATTCCAAAATCTCAAGAATATGGCTTTTCCCTGGACCATTTTAACATCCCAAGTTTGTGTCCTCTGCTCTCACTGTGACAATGAGAAATCGGTAACACTTTTTAGCAGACTCAGTGGTTTAGGGAAATTGCTTCATTAAAATTTCAGACTTGTTAAAAGTCATTCAGTTGTTCAATTATGAAATAATccgaagaaaaaaacaaacagctccCTAAAAAGTTTATGCCTGCTCTCCATAAATTTATGATACAAAGACCTAAAATGATTCTAGAAtggctgtaatttttttaaagatgtctcTTAATTCTTGTGGATTGCGTTCTAAATGGTATTACCAGAGTAACATAAGTTTAAAAGTTAATGATCTGTCCTAAACGTTCattaaagataatatttattgattttatatttaaaaaaaattataccatttACCTTCAAAATCCACATCTCCAACCAACTTGGGTTTAGCAGTTATGGGATCTTGAATTCTATTTATTCCCACGTCAATGACTGTTGCTCCCTCCTTGATCATATCGGCTGTGATCAGATTCGGAATGCCTGGAAGTGGAGGCAGGAATGATCAATTTACTACTGACAGAAGATTCCACCTGTCAGACTTTTATCTCACTTCAATTGCAAGAGCCCTGGAAGGACTAATTAGCTTGTTTTATAAAAACTGTTAACCAAGGAACCACTTAACCTTCATGTAGTAAACAGAAATAGCCTGAGGCTTTGGCAACAACGTTTACCTTCAAGTCTGCGACGGAATGCCAGAAACCAGCATTCCAACCACAGCTCTCTCCTCACTTTGGCAGGCAGCTCACAGTGTCCTTCCTCAGGGAAGGATGAATGGGATGGCAGGGAGGCAGGCAAATTCTAAGAGAAGAGCTCCCCCCTCACCCTTCTGTCCCCCTCGCAGGTGTTCTTACCTGCAGCGGAGACCACAATATCTGCAAGGATTGTATGTTTCTTCAGCTGCTCTTTGGGAGTGTATCGGTGAGATATTGTAACAGTGGCATCACCTATGAGTGAAAAATAGATGTCTCGATTTCTGAATCAAAGCTGGATTGGTTTAGGTTTCAACTAGTCAAACTTTTGTAAGAATTCAACATCtctgaaaaaataattgattaattCATGTGCCATATTTTCTGGGCAGCTaattgccattttctttctttcttcttcttcttcttttttttttttttgctgaggaagattagccctgagctaacatctgttgccagtcttcctcttttcttttttttttatggttgaggaagattagccctgaactaaccacctgtgccaatcttcctccactttacatgtgcattgccaccacagcatggatgacaagtggtgtaggatggtgctgggatccaaacccgcgaacctgggctgccgaccGGGAGCgcaccaaacctaaccactacgtcACAAGGCTGGCCCagccatttactttttaaaaatgaatacctGATTTTTTGGTAAGTTTTGCCCATTGGTCCTAGCTCTACCCTTTGGAGtcaaatataatcaaatttattCCTTATCCTATTTAACAGCCTTTTAAGAATTTTACCTTTTCTAAGCAAAATATCACTAGAATTTCTTgaggttttattaaaaaaactgtgCTAAAAGATATGTGGAAATATATAGTTTTGCCATGATATCTGATACAATCATGTAAGGTCAAATTACGATAATCCATGTGATAACTCTGATCTGTGCGACTTTTCCTCAAATTAACAGAACTTGACATAATGACACATTACAGTCATATCAATCCAATCTTTTGCCATAGTCTAAGATTTTTTCCACCAAATGACACAGAACCGGATACTAACTTTGAATAAGGACTGCTCCTTACTCCAACTATCAGAGCCAGAAGTAAAAATTTCTAATTGTCTACAACCATGTTTATCCTCAAAACTCAAATTTACTTCTCAGGTGTCTCCACCTCTAAACTAGTTccataataaatgaatataaatgaacTCTCAGGAGACACGGAGCACAGCTTCTCCTAATAATCCAAAGGTTACTCCCCAAATATCTGTTAACAAAGTTACAACAAATACAAAGTGTAACAAAGTTAACACTTCCAAACATCCAAGGACAGACTCTGAAGCTTCTCACACAAGGGAGAAGAGGAGCCTCCTCTGAAAGCGATGTCCTTACCTCCAGGGCGTTCATGTGCCCCATCTGTGTGTAGCAACATTGCAATGGGCATGCCAACATTTTTTGACCTTCCAGCCACAACCACATTCTTCCCTAGGGTTGGAATgcctatgaaaaaatatatatatttgcattaaaAGCAGTGCCAGACCATTTTAGAATGGgcaccaaaggaaaagaaaggcagatgGCCTAGGACGTGAATCTGATGGTGATAATGAAGGACGTCACCAAGCTCACTGCCTCATCAGTCAAGTGGGCCTATCACTTGCCACTACAGAATGTTACATGAATGTGCACTATCACCACTGTCAAAGCTTAGGTCTCCTTCACTGAGGCTTCTGTATTAAACAGTGAAAACAGTCAGAGGCAGCTGCTAAGAGGGGAAGGCTCTGAGGGGCAGGACTGGGGTCCTGGGGCAGGACTTCCTGCTCTTTGCTACTGCCTGAATTTTTACCATTTGCAAGTACTACTTTTATAACACTAACACAGGCATACAATTACGGGATATACCTACCAGTTCGCTTAATTATTTCCCACACACCCCAGGGGGTAGCCGGTAACATGGAATACTGGTCCAGACACATTCGCCCTACGTTAATTACGTGGAAGCCATCGACATCCTTGTCTGGAGAGACAGCGTCGCAGACCCTCCTCTCGTCAATGTGCTCTGAAAAAGAAGCCCGGGCAGCGGCTTTAAGTCACTGCTGCGTAGTGAGCTCTGCTTGACTCCAGCTCATCTGGTTTGTTGCACAAACCCGTTCCCCTTCTGCAACTTGCCCCCGTGATTTCCTTCTTCATCTGCACAAAAGGAACACACACCAGGCAAAGCCAAACACCTGTATCAAAGCCTCTCGTGCAGCTGCCTCCCTCCACTCTCCTTTGAATCAAGAGCTCGATACCAAATCAAGGAGGAATTGCTATTCTCAGTAGTCTGTCCCATATCTAATAAAACATTCACTCTCTTGAATTTACCTCCCCTTCACGTCAAATCCATAGGAGGGGCCGGGTTCATAGAGTAACcaagcctctcccctcctcagaaGTCCCACACTCACCTGGAAGAGGCAGCTGAACAAGGAGGCCGTCCACATTATCATCATGATTTAGTTTATTGATTAAACTCAACAGTTCTTCCTCTGAAATTGAAGCTGGTTTCACAATTGTCTCACTGTTGATTCCTATAAGAAAAtttcaaggttaaaaaaatactgaGGCCTCTAATGAGCGATGCTATGCTGCCTGCCACCGTCTTCTTCCACAGAGGTTTTTTACCGTCACACCACCGTGGTGGCCGAAAAGCTTGAGTGGTTCACAGGGAACAGAATAAAGTAGCTTCACAAATATATACACTAGAGGATGCCAGCTTGACACTTTCTACACGTTATTCTACGCAGCCCTCATCAACTTCATCCTACggacaaggagactgaggctcagcaaaACTGAAACACAAGCCAGCTAGCGATGGGGCCAACTTTCCAGTCCCAAagtccatgttctttccactgcaCCTCCCAATGTCTCCCTCCCAATGTCTCAACTGCTACCTCCCACTGTCTTGAAAAGCCATAGCTTGCTATTTTCTAGAGGTTCTGAAGATTTTTCAATGAAAAGGACAGGAGGCCTCCGTCCTCAGCAATAAAGAATAGTGTTCCCTTCAAGGGCTCACAGTGCAGTCATGCTGCCCAGCCAGCATGCGGTTTCACAGCCCTTCGAAGGGCAGGGCACTCGGCTCTCAGACCACTGCACCCCAGGTGAGCGGGCAGAGGCAGAGCGGAGCCCACCCACCCGGAGCCTGCCAGCACACGAGGTCGTACCGAACCCGAGAACACAAACCTCCCATCAGCCAGACCCACGTCATCTGCATTCAAAACTCCAGCCACTTCTAAGCTGCACCATTTGCCTGGCTTCGGCATGGATTGTGGAGAAATCACAAGCTATTTCCCAGAAGTCTGAGTCATTTCCCTCAAATCTCTGACTCTGCTCGAGGCCACATCCCGAGGCCTCCTCCATCAAATGCTCACATGTCCCATCGGACACTCTCACTGGTGCTCAAGGTCACCTGTCCAACGTTAAGACTAAGGACAGAATGCAGAAGACCTCCAGAATACCAACCATACTCCTCTATCCTGGTCTACAGGCCTCCTTGGCAGATACAGCCCAATTTCTTTCTGACAAAATTTTACATACAGTCCAATCCCACTAGCCTCCTCTGCTTGGGTTTTCTaatcagaaaaaggaataatgaaTTACAATGGGGTTTGCCTCGGCGAAGCCTCAATGCCACGGCAGTCGGGATCTGAGGGTGACACATACCCACGTCTGCTGCTGCCCTGGTTTTGTTGAGGACATAGGAGTGACTTGCAGGATTCTCGCCAATCAGAACCACGCTGAGGTGTGGCCGTTTGTTGCCCGATGCCACCCACTCTTCGACCTCCTGCCGCACTTCCTGCTTGATCTGCTGGGCAAGCTTCCTCCCAGAAATGACAACAGCTTCATTTCTGCAGAAGACAACAAGAGCTGTAAAACCAAATAGcttaaatttttgtaaaaagtaaAGACCAGACTGCAAAAAAGTGTCATTAAATACCCAAAACTTCAAGTTCAGATTAAAATACACGTTGCCTGATCTGAGGGACAACGGGAATCTGCAGGACAGGTTCAGGGTGGTAAGTGTGTGTCCAGCTCCACCTTTAGGGGGATAAGGTTGATGGAGATAGTTGCTATCACTTATGTGAAGCTCAGAATGTTGAAGTAACTGACAGCTAGTACTTAGCGAAGCCGGGTCTCACGTCCAGCTCTGTCTGAATCCAGATTCTAGGCTCTTAATGCTACACCATCCTACCTCCTGATCGTTgacaggccaaaaaaaaaaaccagaaaaaggttttcattgttttaatttgcattgttttgtttGACCTCTCACCACCATGAGGTTAGTTTTTCCTATATGCTTACACGCCATGAGTAGTTTGTCTTTTGCCCGTGTTGTTAGCGTCCAGTCATATATTTCAAATCATTTCCCAGTTAGTCACTGACTTTTAACTTTTatgatgctttaaaatatatgaattatgTTATAcagttaaaacaataaagaacTGGTTTAACAGGTCAAACCTCAAGATGCCTACTGCTCCCTATACCCCCTTCTGGGGAAGACTTTCCCAGTAAGAataagggtggggagggggacagaggaggTTCCATCTCACAGGTGGCAGTGCTCTACCCTGGGACCCCCCGGCCCACCCACAGCTGACAGACCACAAGTGAGGATCGGACGCCGAGGACAACGATTTCCAGGCAGTCCAGTTGGTGCAACAGCTTAGTGCAACATCAACAGTGGTAGTTAACTAGACCAATAAGAGCTTCTCTTCAAACCACATTCACACACGAGAACCACAGAGGACCTGTTATGGGAGgagcagaagacagaaaaaagctGAGACAGAGAGAATAGCAGTCACGTTCATGGTAGACAGAGCAAGCGATGAGAAAACTGCTGCTGGGGGTGGGCCAATGAGAAAACTCAGGATCTAGAAGAACCTCCAGTTCCTAACCCATGTTCACATCTCTGAAAGGCTGTCTCCTCCCGATAAGAACTGGTTACACAGCTCCTTCTGGACTCCAGTGTGGAAGATTCCTGGTTTTCTTATTTCCACACATGTCCTTACAATACAGTTCCCATTACTTACGGTAGGATAAGTACCTCTTCCTTAAACAAAGAGATCCCCCTGAAAACAAGTCTTTCCCTTTAGGTTTCTGTCCCCAGGATCGTGAGGAACGCTCCAAACTCAAGACCAACGACACATACAATTGTCTGAAATATTGAAACAATTTCTCCTTATAGCACATATTCAATTCTCAGGGACAACGTCAAGGTACTGGTCAGATATGGTCAGATGTTATTAATTCTCAAGACCACtcttaattaaaatggaattttaaggcTTTAACAGACTTCAAGCATCAATGCCTCCTTGTCATTTGCATTGGGGTTAATACCTACTTTAAACCAGATCTCAATGTCTTAGATATAATGCGGTAATTTTATATCTAAACTTTATATTAATCTGTATTTGCATCGTGGGAGGTATTAGGAAGATATTGTAACTTTATAGCAGACCAAATACTTTCACCCTGATTGTATGTAATGTTACTAGCATAGCACAAAATATATGATAGCATTTTATATATACCCATGGTATATTAAGGAATTGAAATCTTGTTAATATTTACAAATCCATTTCAGAATTAGAATTGAAAGGGACTTCATTAAAAGGGCTTTGCTGATACAAATA encodes:
- the MTHFD2 gene encoding bifunctional methylenetetrahydrofolate dehydrogenase/cyclohydrolase, mitochondrial isoform X3, producing MWSLPSGSLQSAKSKNRMKKLDWLLIEHILTTNTSQRNEAVVISGRKLAQQIKQEVRQEVEEWVASGNKRPHLSVVLIGENPASHSYVLNKTRAAADVGINSETIVKPASISEEELLSLINKLNHDDNVDGLLVQLPLPEHIDERRVCDAVSPDKDVDGFHVINVGRMCLDQYSMLPATPWGVWEIIKRTGIPTLGKNVVVAGRSKNVGMPIAMLLHTDGAHERPGGDATVTISHRYTPKEQLKKHTILADIVVSAAGIPNLITADMIKEGATVIDVGINRIQDPITAKPKLVGDVDFEEVRKKAGYITPVPGGVGPMTVAMLMKNTVIAAKKVLRPEEREVLKSKELGVATN
- the MTHFD2 gene encoding bifunctional methylenetetrahydrofolate dehydrogenase/cyclohydrolase, mitochondrial isoform X1; translation: MAAASFVSTLAARLLRPAQSCRLRHSPFHLSAVRNEAVVISGRKLAQQIKQEVRQEVEEWVASGNKRPHLSVVLIGENPASHSYVLNKTRAAADVGINSETIVKPASISEEELLSLINKLNHDDNVDGLLVQLPLPEHIDERRVCDAVSPDKDVDGFHVINVGRMCLDQYSMLPATPWGVWEIIKRTGIPTLGKNVVVAGRSKNVGMPIAMLLHTDGAHERPGGDATVTISHRYTPKEQLKKHTILADIVVSAAGIPNLITADMIKEGATVIDVGINRIQDPITAKPKLVGDVDFEEVRKKAGYITPVPGGVGPMTVAMLMKNTVIAAKKVLRPEEREVLKSKELGVATN
- the MTHFD2 gene encoding bifunctional methylenetetrahydrofolate dehydrogenase/cyclohydrolase, mitochondrial isoform X6 translates to MGEMGNEAVVISGRKLAQQIKQEVRQEVEEWVASGNKRPHLSVVLIGENPASHSYVLNKTRAAADVGINSETIVKPASISEEELLSLINKLNHDDNVDGLLVQLPLPEHIDERRVCDAVSPDKDVDGFHVINVGRMCLDQYSMLPATPWGVWEIIKRTGIPTLGKNVVVAGRSKNVGMPIAMLLHTDGAHERPGGDATVTISHRYTPKEQLKKHTILADIVVSAAGIPNLITADMIKEGATVIDVGINRIQDPITAKPKLVGDVDFEEVRKKAGYITPVPGGVGPMTVAMLMKNTVIAAKKVLRPEEREVLKSKELGVATN
- the MTHFD2 gene encoding bifunctional methylenetetrahydrofolate dehydrogenase/cyclohydrolase, mitochondrial isoform X2, giving the protein MQRRIVRERGGHSWRIGKRQAKSKNRMKKLDWLLIEHILTTNTSQRNEAVVISGRKLAQQIKQEVRQEVEEWVASGNKRPHLSVVLIGENPASHSYVLNKTRAAADVGINSETIVKPASISEEELLSLINKLNHDDNVDGLLVQLPLPEHIDERRVCDAVSPDKDVDGFHVINVGRMCLDQYSMLPATPWGVWEIIKRTGIPTLGKNVVVAGRSKNVGMPIAMLLHTDGAHERPGGDATVTISHRYTPKEQLKKHTILADIVVSAAGIPNLITADMIKEGATVIDVGINRIQDPITAKPKLVGDVDFEEVRKKAGYITPVPGGVGPMTVAMLMKNTVIAAKKVLRPEEREVLKSKELGVATN
- the MTHFD2 gene encoding bifunctional methylenetetrahydrofolate dehydrogenase/cyclohydrolase, mitochondrial isoform X4, producing MPAAARSAAPLFSGPSSAKRKGRNHVPERNEAVVISGRKLAQQIKQEVRQEVEEWVASGNKRPHLSVVLIGENPASHSYVLNKTRAAADVGINSETIVKPASISEEELLSLINKLNHDDNVDGLLVQLPLPEHIDERRVCDAVSPDKDVDGFHVINVGRMCLDQYSMLPATPWGVWEIIKRTGIPTLGKNVVVAGRSKNVGMPIAMLLHTDGAHERPGGDATVTISHRYTPKEQLKKHTILADIVVSAAGIPNLITADMIKEGATVIDVGINRIQDPITAKPKLVGDVDFEEVRKKAGYITPVPGGVGPMTVAMLMKNTVIAAKKVLRPEEREVLKSKELGVATN
- the MTHFD2 gene encoding bifunctional methylenetetrahydrofolate dehydrogenase/cyclohydrolase, mitochondrial isoform X5 codes for the protein MKKLDWLLIEHILTTNTSQRNEAVVISGRKLAQQIKQEVRQEVEEWVASGNKRPHLSVVLIGENPASHSYVLNKTRAAADVGINSETIVKPASISEEELLSLINKLNHDDNVDGLLVQLPLPEHIDERRVCDAVSPDKDVDGFHVINVGRMCLDQYSMLPATPWGVWEIIKRTGIPTLGKNVVVAGRSKNVGMPIAMLLHTDGAHERPGGDATVTISHRYTPKEQLKKHTILADIVVSAAGIPNLITADMIKEGATVIDVGINRIQDPITAKPKLVGDVDFEEVRKKAGYITPVPGGVGPMTVAMLMKNTVIAAKKVLRPEEREVLKSKELGVATN